Part of the Burkholderia sp. FERM BP-3421 genome, CTCGATGTCGTGAACCGCATGTCGGGCGGGCGACAGACGACCACCGGCGCGCCGCGCCTCGCCGATCGCGCGTACTTCCGCATCGAGCTTGCGAAGGCCGAAGCACAGTTGCGCTCGGCGCGCGCGTTCTTCTACGATGCGACCGACACCGTCTGGCAATCGATCCTCGCCGGCAACCCGGTAACGCCCGACCAGGTCAGCATGCTGCGGCTCGCGGCCACGCACATCGCGCGCGAAGGCGCGAGCGTCGTCGAACGGGCGTACCGTCTCGGCGGCACGCCCGCGATCTACCGCTCGCATCCGCTGCAGCGCCTGCTGCGCGACGCGATGATCGTCACGCAGCACGCATTTCTCGCCGAGGGCAACTTCGACGGCGCCGGCGCGGTGTTCACCGGCGTCGCGCCGTTTCCCGGCTACTTGTAACCCGCGTCGCTTCGCGATGTCATCCTCGACGATGCCCGTGCCGGCCGGCCGGGCAACCCCGATTCCTCAGGAGCATCCTGTCATGTCCGATTCGAATCCGCTGCCGCTGCGCGTGCTGTTCTGCTGCGGCGTCTCGCAAAACTTCTTCGACCTGCCGCGCGAGAAGATCGGCGAAGTCTGGCAGGCGCACGGCGCGATGCTCGCGGCCGTCGAGGCGATGCCGGGCGTGCGCGTGCTCGGCGTGATGGATGACGACCGGCTCGTCGTCGGCCAGGCCGACGGCGCGCCGTGGACCTTCTACATCATGGCCGACGTCGCCGACTTCGACACCACGGTCGCGGTGTGCAACCTGTATCGCACGACGCCGGTCGGCGAATACAACCTGTGGCGCTACGGCAAGATCGAGGCGCGGGTCGGCCGTGCGTTGACCGTACCGCCGACCGCGCGGCCCACGTCGTGATTCCAGCGATGACGACGCCCGCGATCCCTCGGTCGAGTCTTGACGGTGCGCACGCCCGGCTCGATGCGCTCGACGTCCTGATCCGCCGCGTGGCGACGCTCGACGCCGAACGCGCGGTGCGCGCGGCGATGACGCGCTACATGGCGCTGTGCGACGTGCCCGGGGCGGCCGGCGACGGCCCGGCCCTCGCCGGCCTGTTCGCGGCCGACGCGGTGTGGGAGGGCATCGGCCCACAGTACGCAAGCAGGTTCGGCCGCCTCGCAGGCATCGATGCGATCATCGCGATGCTGCGCCGCTATCTGCCGCCCGACCCGCATTTCTCGGCGAACCTGCACTTCCTGACGTCGGAATCGATCGACGTCGACGCCGGCCACGCCATCGCGCGCGGCCGCTGGATCATGCTGCAGGCTTCACGTTACGCCGACGGCACGGCAGAGCTGATCGCTGCGCGGCTGAGCGTCGATTTCGCGCCGGCCGGCGACGGCTCGACCTGGCTGATCCGCCATTTCCGCACCGAACGCGTGCTCGACGGCCCATGGCCGCTCGCCACTGCGCCCCGGCCCTGACCCTTTCGCACGCCCCACACCATGACAGGCTTCATCGACACCGTCACCTTCGGCGGGCCGGGCCCGACGATCGCGATCAAGGACACCATCGACATCGCGGGCCGTCCGACCCGCGCGGCCAGCCGAGCGCTGGCCGACGCGCCGCCCGCCGCGCAACACGCGGACGTCGTGCGCCTGCTGCTCGATGCCGGCTGGCAGATCGCCGGCAAGGCGAACATGCATGAGCTGGCGTTCGGCATGACGGGCATCAACGACTACACCGGCACGCCGGTCAATCCGCAGGATGCGACGCGCATTCCGGGCGGCTCGTCGAGCGGCTCCGCGTCGCTGGTCGGCCTCGGTGCGGTCGACGCGGCGCTCGGCACCGACACCGGCGGCTCGATTCGCGGGCCGGCCGCCTGCTGCGGCGTCACCGGCCTGAAGCCGACCTTCGGCCGCGTATCGCGGCGCGGCGTCGCACCGGCCGAATCGACGCTCGACTGCGTGGGGCCGTTCGCGCGCGACATCCGCATGCTCGCCGCAGCGATGGCCGCAATCGCACCCGGCTTCGATCGCACGCTCGCGACGACGCCGGTAACGGATTGCACCGTCGCGCAAGTCGTCGTCGACGCCGATCCGGCCATCGCCGCCGCGCTCGACGCGGCCATCCGCGCGGCCGGCTATCGTTCGCGGCGCATCGTGCTCGACGACCTGCGCGCCGCCTTCGATGCCGGCCTCACGGTGATCAACGCGGAGACCTCGCGCGCGTTCGGCCACCTCGTCGCGACCGGCCGGCTCGGCGCCGATCTCGATGCGCGGCTGCGCACCGCCGCGACGACCACGCCCGCCACGCAGGCCGCCGCCGAAGTCGTGCGCGCGCGGTTCGCCGCGCAGGTGGACTTCGCGCTGCGCAACGCGGATGTGCTCGTGCTGCCGACGCTCCCTGCGTTGCCGATCACGCTCGACGAGGCGCGCAGCGGCGTGTCGGTGATCGCGATGTCGTCGCTGATCCGCCCGTTCAACCTGAGCGGCCATCCCGCGCTCAGCCTGCCGCTGCCGCTCGCCGGCTCGCCGCTGAAGAGCGGGCTGCAGATCGTCGGGCGCAAGGGCGCGGACGAACAGGTATGCGCGATCGCCGCGCACTTCGAGGCGGCGCTGGCCGCCTGATCCATCATGCGTACGCGCCGGCGCGTACGCCTACCCGGAATCCATGAACCATGTCCGATCGAGTCGTACTTGTCACCGGCGCCGCGCGCGGGCTCGGCGCCGTCATCGCCGAACGCTTTCATGCGGCCGGCTATCGCGTCGCGCTTGCCGACATCGCCGTCGACGCCATCGAGGCGCACACCCGCGTGCTCGACCCCGACGGCGCGCGCGTCGTCGCGCTGCCGCTCGACGTCACGTCCAAACGCGATTTCGAAGCCGCGCGCGATGCGCTCGTCGCGCGCTGGGGCGCGATCGACGTGCTCGTCAACAACGCGGGCGCGTCGAAAGTCGTGCCCGCGATGGAGATCACGGCCGAGCAGTTCGATCGGGTGATCGACGTCAATCTGCGCAGCGTGCTGTTCGGATGCCAGGTATTCGGCCAGTATTTTTCGTCGCGCGGCGCGGGCCGCATCGTCAACATCGCATCGCTCGCTGGACAGAACGGCGGCTCGGCGACGGGCGCTCACTACGCGGCCGCGAAGGGCGGCACGCTGACGCTGACCAAGGTGTTCGCGCGCGATCTCGCCGCACAAGGCGTGACGGTCAACGCGATCTCGCCGGGGCCGCTCGATTTGCCGATCGTTTATGAAAGCGTCGCGCCGGAGAGCCTCCGGCGCGTGCTCGCCAGCCTGCCGGGCGGGCGCCTCGGCTCGGCCGGGTTCGTCGCGGACGCGGCCGTGCTGCTTGCGTCCGGCGACGCGCATTTCGCGAACGGCGCGTGCTGGGATATCAACGGCGGGTTGTATATGCGGTGAGCCGGCGCGTGCGCGCCGCGCCACCGCCCGCAACGCTAGCGCGACGCGTCGCCTTCGTCGCCCCACACCGCCATCACGTCGCGCACCAGTGCCGCGATCGACGTCGCGCCGAGTTTCTCCTTGATGCTCGCGCGATGCACGTCGACAGTCTTCACGCTGATCGACAGGTCCGACGCGATCTGCTTGCTGCCCTTGCCATCGATGACGCCGCGCAGCACCTCTTTCTCGCGCGCGGTCAGCGCATCGAGCCGCTGACGCAATTCGCGGTGACGCCTGCCCGATGCATGCCGCTGCCGCGCGAGCCGCAGCGCGCGCTGCACGCATTCGAGCATCTGCTGCGAGTTGTACGGCTTCTCGACGAAATCAATCGCGCCGTTCTGCAGTGCGCGCACGGACATCGGGATGTCGCCGTGCCCGCTGACGAAGATCACCGGCAGCGTCGCGCCGCGCGCATTCAGTTCCGCCTGCACGTCGAACCCGCCCTTCTCCGGCATGCGCACGTCGAGCACCAGGCACGCGGGCAGGTTCACGTCGAAGCGCGCGAGAAAATCCGCCGCGTTCGCGAACCCTTCCGAAGCAATCCCGACCGATTCGAGCAACCACGCGAGCGAGGTCCGCATGCCGCCGTCGTCGTCGACGATGTATACGATCGGAGCGGATGGCGTCATCGGGTTGTCTCGAAAATATCGGTATGGGTATCGGACGCATCGCGCGCGAAGCCGGCGACCGGCCCGTTGCGCTCGCGCTCGCGGGGGATACGGCACATCATAACGAGCCGGAAACCCACTGAAAACCCCTGCATGCCTCGCATGAACGCGCGATCGCGTTTTTTCCTCGGGGCGCGATCCAACGATAGGTAGAACCTTTAGACGTGTTGGCGGAAATGCCAGCTCCGGCGTCAATCGTTCGAATGTTCTTCCGCTTTTTCGCGACGTACGCTCGCGTCATCGTTAACGATCCGCCGCGCTGCTCGCGCACGCGCCATCGCCGCTTTCGTTCACTCAGGAGCACCCCATGCCCCCTACTCCCGCCGCGTCCGCCGCGTCCGCTTCGCCCTTCGCATCCGACCGCCAGCGCACGACGCGCGTCGAGCCGACCGATACGCTGAAGGCCTTCCGCCAGGCGATGGCCCACCTCGGCGCGGCCGTCAACGTGATCACCACGGCCGGACCGCACGGCCGCGGCGGCATCACGGCGAGCGCCGTGTGCTCCGTCACCGACACTCCGCCGACCGTGCTGGTCTGCCTCAACCGGTCGAGCGCGCTGCATGCGATCTTCGAGCGCAATCGCCACGTCTGCATCAACGTGCTGCCGGCCGAGCACGAACTCCTCGCGCGGCATTTCGCGGGACTCACCGAGTTGCCGATGGAACGTCGCTTCGACTTGCCCGTCTGGGATCGCGGCGAGCGGGACGTGCCCGTGCTGCGCGACGCGCTCGCGAGCGTGCAGGGTACGATCGCCGAGATGAAGGAGGTCGGGTCGCATTCGGTGATGTTCATCGAGACAACGTCGATTCGCGTGCGCGACGACGGCGACAGCCTCATCTACTTCAACCGCGCGTTTCATCGCGTCGCGCGCACGGCATCCGTGCGGTGACGCCGCGCCGCGCGGCCCGAGGCTGACTACGCCGCCGCGCGCGGCGCGCGCGGCCCGGCCGCGAGGGCCGCGCCCACGAACAGCGTCAGCGCCGAATGCGCGAACCTGCGCGCCGGCCCCGCGCGGTTCGACACTCAGCCGATCGCGAACGGCCGCTCGGTCTGGCCGAACATGAAGATCGTCGCAAACGCGCGGGTGCCCTTCGCCCACGGCAGGTCGTGCCGCAGCGAACGCCGTGGTCGACGCGATGGCCGACAGGAACGTCGCGCCGAACAGCACGTCGCGGGAACGCGGCCGTCGGATGGACAACCCGCGCGGGCACCAGCGTCGCGATGGCGAGCAATGCGTTGAGCACGGCCAGCGCCAGCCCGCCGCGGATCCGGTCGAGCATCCCCGGCCACACCGCGCCGACATCATGGTCGCCGCGCCGGGCATTACGTAGAATACGGGCACCACCGAGGAACGATGAGCTTGCCGATGACGACCTTGCCGCTCGATTTCACGTCCGGCCCCACGCTCGCGCCCGAGGCCGAGACCTCGCCCGCCGCGCGCCTGGGTGCGCTCGACTGGCCAACGCTGGAGGCCGACCTCGCGACGCGCGGCTATGCGATCCTGCCGTCGGTGCTGACGCCCGACCTGTGCCGCGCGGCCGCGGCGCTGTATGACGACGCCGCGACGCGCTTTCGCAGTCGCGTCGTGATGTCGCGCCATCATTTCGGACAAGGTGAATACCGTTACTTCAGCTATCCGCTTCCGGAACCCGTGGCCGACTTGCGCGCCGCGCTGTATCCCTTGCTCGCGCCGATCGCGAACCGCTGGCATGCGGCGCTGCGGATCGACGCGCGCTTTCCCGCCGAGCACGCGGCCTTGCTCGCCCGCTGTCACGCCGCGGGGCA contains:
- a CDS encoding nuclear transport factor 2 family protein; this translates as MTTPAIPRSSLDGAHARLDALDVLIRRVATLDAERAVRAAMTRYMALCDVPGAAGDGPALAGLFAADAVWEGIGPQYASRFGRLAGIDAIIAMLRRYLPPDPHFSANLHFLTSESIDVDAGHAIARGRWIMLQASRYADGTAELIAARLSVDFAPAGDGSTWLIRHFRTERVLDGPWPLATAPRP
- the hpaC gene encoding 4-hydroxyphenylacetate 3-monooxygenase, reductase component, yielding MPPTPAASAASASPFASDRQRTTRVEPTDTLKAFRQAMAHLGAAVNVITTAGPHGRGGITASAVCSVTDTPPTVLVCLNRSSALHAIFERNRHVCINVLPAEHELLARHFAGLTELPMERRFDLPVWDRGERDVPVLRDALASVQGTIAEMKEVGSHSVMFIETTSIRVRDDGDSLIYFNRAFHRVARTASVR
- a CDS encoding response regulator transcription factor; its protein translation is MTPSAPIVYIVDDDGGMRTSLAWLLESVGIASEGFANAADFLARFDVNLPACLVLDVRMPEKGGFDVQAELNARGATLPVIFVSGHGDIPMSVRALQNGAIDFVEKPYNSQQMLECVQRALRLARQRHASGRRHRELRQRLDALTAREKEVLRGVIDGKGSKQIASDLSISVKTVDVHRASIKEKLGATSIAALVRDVMAVWGDEGDASR
- a CDS encoding SDR family NAD(P)-dependent oxidoreductase, whose product is MSDRVVLVTGAARGLGAVIAERFHAAGYRVALADIAVDAIEAHTRVLDPDGARVVALPLDVTSKRDFEAARDALVARWGAIDVLVNNAGASKVVPAMEITAEQFDRVIDVNLRSVLFGCQVFGQYFSSRGAGRIVNIASLAGQNGGSATGAHYAAAKGGTLTLTKVFARDLAAQGVTVNAISPGPLDLPIVYESVAPESLRRVLASLPGGRLGSAGFVADAAVLLASGDAHFANGACWDINGGLYMR
- a CDS encoding 2OG-Fe(II) oxygenase, translated to MTTLPLDFTSGPTLAPEAETSPAARLGALDWPTLEADLATRGYAILPSVLTPDLCRAAAALYDDAATRFRSRVVMSRHHFGQGEYRYFSYPLPEPVADLRAALYPLLAPIANRWHAALRIDARFPAEHAALLARCHAAGQRRPTPLMLRYRAGDYCCLHQDLYGEHVFPLQAVFLLDEPGRDFGGGELMLTEQAARGAPRAEIVPLRQGDGVVFAVNHRPVRSARGFARASMRHGVSRVHDGQRTTLGLIFHDAA
- a CDS encoding amidase: MTGFIDTVTFGGPGPTIAIKDTIDIAGRPTRAASRALADAPPAAQHADVVRLLLDAGWQIAGKANMHELAFGMTGINDYTGTPVNPQDATRIPGGSSSGSASLVGLGAVDAALGTDTGGSIRGPAACCGVTGLKPTFGRVSRRGVAPAESTLDCVGPFARDIRMLAAAMAAIAPGFDRTLATTPVTDCTVAQVVVDADPAIAAALDAAIRAAGYRSRRIVLDDLRAAFDAGLTVINAETSRAFGHLVATGRLGADLDARLRTAATTTPATQAAAEVVRARFAAQVDFALRNADVLVLPTLPALPITLDEARSGVSVIAMSSLIRPFNLSGHPALSLPLPLAGSPLKSGLQIVGRKGADEQVCAIAAHFEAALAA